From the Bdellovibrio reynosensis genome, one window contains:
- a CDS encoding MOSC domain-containing protein has protein sequence MKITELNVFPIKSARSQSLKEMKITHEGPEGDRQWMLVDENGKFISQRTVPRLASVEVFQDDTALTVGLGKMFFKISKKNSFSRKVKVSVWNDTFEAALEPDLYSQGIAQYLGVHCRLVRYAPFSQRRVLSLNKEWKPEVRFSDGRPLQLLNLKSLEDLNSKLPSPIGTDRFRANIVFNGSQAFEEDKWKKIRIGDVVFSQPKKCARCTIITIDQQTGASMGPEPLKTLATYRREDKGVFFGTLWIPENEGTIKLTDSVEVLE, from the coding sequence ATGAAAATTACTGAGCTTAATGTTTTTCCTATCAAGTCGGCGCGGTCTCAAAGTTTGAAAGAGATGAAGATTACACATGAAGGTCCTGAAGGAGATCGTCAGTGGATGCTTGTTGATGAGAATGGGAAATTTATTTCTCAGCGTACTGTTCCTCGGTTGGCTAGTGTGGAGGTTTTTCAGGATGACACGGCTTTGACTGTGGGTCTTGGGAAAATGTTCTTTAAGATTTCTAAGAAGAATTCTTTTTCTCGTAAGGTTAAGGTTTCGGTTTGGAATGACACTTTTGAGGCGGCTCTTGAACCGGATCTTTATTCTCAAGGGATTGCTCAGTATCTTGGGGTTCATTGTCGTTTGGTTCGTTATGCTCCTTTTTCTCAGCGCCGGGTGCTTTCTTTGAATAAAGAGTGGAAGCCTGAGGTTCGGTTTTCTGATGGGCGTCCTCTGCAGCTTTTGAATTTGAAAAGTCTTGAGGATCTTAATTCTAAGCTTCCTTCGCCGATTGGTACCGATCGTTTTCGTGCGAATATTGTTTTTAATGGGTCGCAAGCTTTTGAAGAAGATAAGTGGAAGAAGATCCGTATTGGTGATGTTGTGTTCTCTCAACCTAAGAAGTGCGCTCGTTGCACTATCATCACTATTGATCAGCAGACGGGGGCTTCGATGGGGCCAGAGCCATTGAAGACTTTGGCGACTTATCGTCGTGAAGATAAGGGTGTCTTCTTTGGAACGTTGTGGATTCCAGAAAATGAAGGAACCATCAAGCTTACTGATTCTGTGGAAGTTCTTGAATAG